TAAACCAGTTGACGTGTTTTAGTTAATCAGTTATCCAGGGCGAAAAAAATACGTTCCTCTGGTGAATATCATTCATAATGGCAGAAGAAAAAGATATAATatgattttaattgttttcattttattgttaATCAATTCCTTCAAGATTAGATTAACCTGCAATCGCTAAGGAGCGGTATGCAGTTGCTAAAGCAACGATATGcaacaacaacgagaacaaCACCCGATCGAATTCCTAGATCAAAAGCCAAAACTGCAAAATACCTTCGGAATTTCATTGTTATCGTGATGGGGTGAGACTCATATCAAGGAATAGTGAGAAGCGTCAGGGCAAGTCTATTGTGAGATAAGATTCAGCGAGTATCCGTGGACAATAATCCTGCTCGTGCACGTTGGATCAATCAGTCAAAGTAATCTATCATTCCGTTGCAATACGAAATTTCAGTGGAAATTGCGATTGTGAGCAGGAACCGATAAAACATTGTATCGCTTAGTGCTTACCAAATTTTTACTTCTTAATAAAGTCCTTGTTTTCACCCACAGTCAATGGCCCATTCATTGATTGCGAATACGATATGAAGAATCCTGTGCAATCGTATTAGCTATCACGGATCCATGCAACAGCACCTGTTCTCTTTTGTAATTCAAATATTCAGCAAGTAACCGTTGACAAAAATGCTGCTGGTACTCCTTGGATCAGCTTCAGAGATCAGTTTGAATTTCTAAATCAATAAAGTGAACTTGCTAGATCCGAAAATTAGACAGTTTAAAATTTCTGTTCCATATTTCAGCTTGCCAAAGCAGCCATCTAAAGGAACAATGAGAATTTCAATtgattcctttctttttcttttttcaatgtaaatgatcctcgcagtcaaCGCTGCCTAAGCAGTAACAGGAGAAAGGcttgaaaaattcagacctgaaGGAGACTCAAACACTAGCCTGTGCAAATATTAATGCTGGCGGGTGCTcgaccagttgagctatcaggtcaACTTGGAGCTATATAGAGTGAACATATATAAAGTTATATATAATGTGATGAACCATATGAaatcatgtatttgaactgcggattgaaacaatttcagtgtaaaTGCTCCTCTCAAGTATGAGTGCTACCTAAGCAGAGGCACTCATCTTCCCTAAAAATTGTTCAACATCCTCACTATTTTTCTGTTGTTCCATCGTGTGGAGCAGTACCACCagagaaaacagaaagaaaacacaattaGTACAGAACTATGCGGCAGGAATTGTCCTGGGTTTTCGAACGTATATCTCGCAAGCAATTAAGTCGTTAAAATGGCTCAAGGTAGACGACAACTTATTTCTTAACGAATGTGTAATAATGTATAAATGTCTCAGTCACAACAAAGTTCCTAGTTATCTCTCTCAAAAGTTTACATTTTTCGTAAATCAGAGGCTCAAGATAGACTGACTATGCAAAATTTAGATCTGCGTATTCCCAAATGTAGACTGACGAGGGGCCAACGCTTATTCGTATTTCGTGGAGCGAAAATTCAGTGGAAAGGACTCTCGAAAGATGTTAAATGTACTGAGAATATTAAACGTTTTAGGAATAGACGTTTTAGTTATGTAATCTTAAGTCGAAATAAATAGTAGCAGTGTCCTTTATATGTGCATTAGCCAAATGCAATCTTCTTTCATTTGTGTATGATTTGCTTTATTGTTCAATATTGTCGTTGAAAAGCTTGCTTAAAGAAGCTTCAGTtaagtgtatgtatgtatgtatgtatgcatgtatCACTACACTGACATCGATAGAAGTCACTGAGTGTTCGAGTCCAgttcaggcctgaaattttcagaccTTTCATACGCTATTGCTTATCACAATGCTCATTACTCAAAATGTTGTTGAAAACTATAGTATATCTTAGTTTAAATTGTTTCCTTCCGTACTACCGAGACATTAAAAGCTTAGATGGATTATTGGATTGCAAACAATATAAAGGTATATTTATATGATGTGATGAACACAAGAGACTTATACAATTTCAGCACAAATACTTCTTGCAGTTATGTGCGGTACCTAAGCAAGCATTAGCGAGATAAAGATATGAAAAAtccaggcctgaacgggactcgaatCTTGACCACTAGCGATGCCTGTGCAGTGCAATATTGTTCAGGTTGAAACGTCGAACTTAACTTGTCGAACTGATTTCGCTAATgccgccatttttgttgttatgcAAGCTCATGAGCatgcttttgtgaaaaaaaggaattgtgggAAGCAAAAATGAGTCATTTTACGGCAACTAAAAAGTTCGAAGTTTGAACCGAAGTCGTTCAAcagtcgaacttcccatgtagaCCACTCGAACATAATTCTTTCGTGGACCCAAATAACTTAGGTGATTCAAACTtagatcttttcatgtactttatTGAAGGAATTAGGGTGGTACAGATTTGAgtacatgagaagttcgacgtttgaactggtcCTAAGAAACCGTAATTCGCCAAAGGTTTTTTATGCTAAAAAGGTGATTGAGGTTACCTCTGCAATTCCCCAGAAATACAAGAAGTGGAAGCGCTTCTTATAAGCATGGGCGAGACGTGCAAAACCTTAAGGCATTTTCTagtgagaaaataaatatttgacaGCTTCTGTTTTCTTCTAGTGCTCATTGTGACAATGGATGAATGAttactttgcattttttttctacgTTTCCGTCCAATAGCGATAGTAGGGCACACATTAATATTCGATTCCATACGATAGCACATGAGGTGACAAAATTGTCATCAGCGATGACACAGGTATCctctgaaaaaagaaatcaactgCTCCTCGAAGGAGTCAAACGCAACCCGTAAAGATAAGTGTCAGGAATTGCCAAGCGACTTTATTATAGACATCATGCTTGCAAATGGTAACGGTGAAGATCACATCTCACTAGTGCTTCTGAAAAACGTGAGTTTCGATCGTCATAATTAGTTTTCAGTTTTCCGCAGGCGATTCTTCCTTGCAACGATTAAAATGTCAATCCGccagagaaaggaaaaaagcaaagaaacaagTAAAATACAAGCACGTGaaagggcattttttttttcaaagcaaaaggCATTGGAGGCCTTCCTTCCGATAACAGGTGATATCACAgttaatagaaaaaaataataaaaagcatGAAGAGCAATGAACGGATatgaactctttttttttttcttatttccttTGGTTTTGCGAGTTCCTTTCGTGACAACGAATTATTAgttgaaaatttatttctttcttaGGAGGAGTTTAGTGGCTGTATTTAATGGCTTCCTCTCTAATTGCTCATTAATAAACCCTTAAAAATGGTCATTTTCCTAAGAATTTCCTGGGAAAAGAAAGTTCGAGCATTATCTGATATAATGTCTTTCTCCGAAGGTACTCAATTGAATTTCGTTCGGACGCtaaaaattttttaaagcaCTGTTCCTTACAAAAACTGTTCAATAGATTTCGGTTCAACTGTGCCCGAATAACATGGATTTACTTACATAAAAGGGATCAGTTAAGAAACACTTTTGTTAAATCTATCCCTTGGCTTTTTAGCAAGCAATGTTTTTTAATGAATGTTTGCTTCACTTGAATTTGCATATCAAATTGAAAGCTCCTCGTGTCGATCTTGAGGGACAAACTCTATTGGTTAAGACTTAATGCAGATAGACGttgttaacaaaacaaaaagatagtttttttcaaataagcAGGTTTTCTTTTATAATCGGAAGTTTATCGATTTTTTCCTATTTCTAATGCAGAAATGTAGATAATTTGCAGACACACGAAGAACAGTAACAGAGTGAATTCACACTTTGGCAGGATTATGCACACTTCATCTCTATCGCACTCATCCATAGTaccaagaaaatatttttcactaCGGTGGAGGCTAGTATCCTAACGCCTGTCTAAAATAAGCTCGGCGCGTTTCCTGTTTTCCATGTCACTAAAGTATGGTTCAGGTCGCGGATACCACAGTTGTCAATTTTATGGTGAtaagaaaattaatttcaaatcaTCAAACGAGAACGTTAGAGAACGAAAAATGATTCCCTAATTTAGAGACAAACAGTTTACATTTAAAACGCTCCATGGATGAATTTTTAATTCATTATTTGCCAACTTGTGGAAGACACTAACGTTTACATAAAAAGCCTATTTTGGGAACATTAAGAGGCCCGATTCTTTGGTAAGGAAGTCCTATGACCAGCGCATTCATGATTGGAGAATTATCTGTCTTAGTACGGAGATTGACATACtagctgtatgatttatatgcTAAGTGCTTCAAAAGGTATACACACTAGCAGGCGCTTTCAGGACTCGCACAATAACTCACCGAAATCTGCAATATAGGTGGGCATGTAACTTTGCAAGCATCCTCTGTCACTCTTCACAATTTTGGGTTTGTTGAACTGCTTAACATATTTTCgtttataaataataaatagcTTTCAAACTTACTTCTTCATACCCAAAAATTTGCGAAGGGAGACAAACTTGTTTAAAGGAAGAAATAGGTGAGAATAGGCATAAAAATGAACTTAACTTCTATAAAAACGTGTAAATAATCCCTTATTCCTAAGGCCCTTATCCCCGATTATTGATTAAAGTTAATCTTATGATTTTTTGCTATGCTACATTATTTTTAGGTATACCTAAGCAAACATTAACTTCATTTATTCTGTATGAGGAGGCAGGATCATAGGGATTCAGTGATGTTGTTGAAAAGGAATATAGGTTCTGGTAACATGCATGTTCACTTGAAAACGGCCAATAACCTTGCACAAAACAAGGGACCCTAGTTCTGTAACTTTACAAGCTGGGACTATACGCTGCGTGAGACGAAGAAACTAATTACAAATATGATAAAAGAgagtatcaaaattaaaatgcaaaagcAAGCCGTCCTTTCTGAGTCTCTGTTCAGTGATCAAGATGTCGCAAAGTAAGggttttggaagaaaaaagaagacaattgAACTCTCGGAGTCTTGGTACACCAGCGCATAAGAAGTAATGACTctcaaaaaattgcaaattttctAGACTGAAATAGTAGCTTGCCAACTCAGGAGTATTTGTCGGCGGAGAGAAACGACAATCAGAATGCGTTTGCGTTCGCAGGTTGTAGAAACAGCGGTAAGCAaaataagcaaacaaacaaacgaaacaaaaagaaactaaaaaaatatagtGTCATCGAAACCATAAGCCATTGGATCCTTTAATATCCACTGAAAGGTTGGCGATAAACAACTACTCTGAGCTGAAGACAATAAAGAGCAAACCTGAGACAATTGAGACAAAGGGGGTCCTCTAAAATActtaagtaaaaataaaaaagtctaaaaaaaaacactaaaaaaatgTTACATAGCCGATATCAATTAAAGGaaatgtacatctaaacgaaaTCATCTAATTCAGCAGTCATGGGAATAGACATTATCAAACACCTAAAAGCACCCAATTTCCTCGAGACCTTATTGACCACGTGCTCGCGTGTTTGTTAAAACTCAAGTGCTGATCAATCACAACCCTAAGATATTTAAAAGACTCAGATTTTGTCAAAAAAGATCCATTGCAGGATAAGCTTATACTATCCTCTCGCTTAAGCTGTTGGTGCGAGCCATAAATTACATATTCAGTCTCTTTCATATTCAGAAAAAGCGTATTTTCTTGTATCCACAAAGAAATACGGTTGATATAAGATAAAAATGAGTcagagaaaaattgcaatttcatCGACTCACTGATGTGCTTATTTATTACGCTTTGTTGTTCTTTTGCTTTCTTACAGGTGTTTAACAATTGAACATTTACAAAAAAGAACTTTGGACTGGTATTTGAACCAGTAAAACTTCGAACTCTGCTGTATTTTGACCAGAACATTGTCTTTAGAGCCAAAATATCACTTGATTTTCAGATGAGTAATCACTCGACATTGGGCAGCCCTGAATTTGGAATTACGTGGCTTCAGATAGTAGAATACACTATTTTTGTTATAGTATTCCTTGTAAGTGTTGTTGGTAACATCCTAGTCTGCTTGGTGATTTTTGGCACCCCGCGCATGCGAACTACACGGAACTTCCTTCTGGTGAACCTAGCAGTTTCTGACCTAACTGTGGCGTTACTTTGCATACCATTTGACGTTGTTTTAAAGATTACCGAGCCTCATTGGCCATTAGGTGCCGCCATGTGTAACGTACTATGGCCTGCAATGACTTTGGTGACTAATTGCTCATCATCAACACTGGCTGCCATAAGCTTGGACAGGTAAGAAGACTTCAATGTAGTTGAAAACTGCGAAATAAGAGACTCATTAACATTTTGCTTATGGACTGACTAACGATTACATCAAGTTTACTCCATAGCTACCATTAAGTGATGTCATTTTTATTGAtagtttaaggacgttcgcgctcaTTGTTCATGCGCAACTAACCTGCGCAGGTAACGGGACAATATTATGGCACGCATTAGTCACGATTGACTTGTCCCTAAGATTTAGAGACATGGCGTCGAAAAtaccgggaaaaaaaattgcagaccGGCAAAATTATGGAAAATTTATTTCAGTTACTGAGTAAAAAAGAGGAGACTCTGCCTTCCGATGCTGTAAAACTTTTATCATGGAGACGGAGGATAAAAAAGCTTAATACCTGGGTCGGAGAAAATTCAGTCGTTCCTCGCTATGCCAAGCAAGAGCGTGACGAAAGAAGTATTCCAACACCCTTGTAAACTTCACACGAATTTTATTCTTTTAGATCGTCGGTGACCCCTACCTTCTTTTACATGAATCATTTGCTCTATGTAATCTCTCTACCAAAACTGCGAAACAAAGTTGGTGACCCCCTTTTTATCTGTTTAATTTTGGAATAATTAACTCACCCCTAACTCCGGGCGAGAAACGGAAAAAAATTACCACAGTGGGAAGATTTTCGCACGAACGTCCTTTAGGCTATCTGAAATTGACAAGAGCTCCTGTAATGGTTGTAATGGATCTATCATGATTGTTCAAAACCCCGACACTCACTAACAATGAAGTTCGCTGGCGATCAAAACACGACCAACAACCTTGCAACTGAGCTTCAAAGGGAGTAGAGTGATCACTTTAAGTTTTCATAAAGGCGTCAGACTTGTGAAACTCACGAATCTTACGAGGTATGCTAATCAACTAAGCTAAATTTGAATGAAATATCTTTACAAAATCTGTGGGTATGgaaaacaactaacaaaaagttgatttgtAAACAAGTTTTTTCCTTGAAAGTGGGTGCTATAAATTTCCAACTTGCTTTTAGATACCGTGCAGTCCTTCATCCGTGGAAGCCTCGCTTCTCGTCCTTCCAAACTACTGTAATCATCGTATCCACCTGGTTACTCTCATTTTTGCTTGTGCTACCGTACTCAATGTCACTTAAGATTCAAGATGGTTATTGTAAGGAAGACTGGTCTCACCCTGTATCTGTTAAGATATACACAATGGGATTGTTTGTCTTCCAGTTTGCTCTTCCCCTCTTGATTATCACTGTCGCCTATATCATGGTTGCCAAGAAGTTGCGACAGCAAGCTACTCGGATTGAAAGAAATCGTGTGACTTATGGTTCTTACAAAGTGACTGGTTGCCCCGAAAGAAGTATTCAACCCACGCATCCGCTTACCATTAGTGACATGTTTTCTTCGTATCATCCTCCAGCTCGACGATCTAGTGTCTTGAAAAAATCAAATGATCCTTCTAAGCAGGAGCTTGTTTTCCCGATCGCTTGGAATAAAAAGGAAGAGAGGAGGCTAAAGCGAACGGCAAAGATAACAAAAATGTTGGTGACCGTTGTTGCGTTTTACGCTGTGTGCATGCTACCCAATCAGGTCGTTTGGCTTTGGTATGAATTTGGTGCTGGAGAAAACTGGGAGCATTTTTACGAGTTTCGCACGTTTGGAAGCATCATGGTTTATGTTAACAGCTGTGTAAACCCACTTCTTTATGCTGGTATGAATGAAGAATTTCGAAATGGTTTCGGCAAGTTCTTGTTCTTCCTGAAACGGATGGGTTCTCAAAAGACAGTGGTTTAAATTTTTCCGTAGAGTGCAGGTAGCCTGCGAGGGGGAAAGAGAAATcctaattttcattaatttacaATTCGCTAGATTGATTAAAATCAAAAGGCACCTCTTTGTAAACTGGTTGCAAATTTCCATTACATAGAGCCTAGATGGGGAACGGCAAGCTGAAAGAAACTCTGAGGCGAATCTACCAGGCTTTCCAGCTACgataaaatgaataagaaaagtATGAAAGCCAGAAATAACCTGAAATTAACTGTCGACAAAAAAAGAATTCTacaacattttaacaaaaacgaATTGGTTAGCAATTTAATCCGTTAATACCTACTCTGCTATTATAACGATTGCtagtcaacaacaacaaatctttaTTCACATATGTACAAATATAAATCAGTATAGTATAACTGCACACCGCGAATAGCATAAATAATCTAGGCGGTGCACAGTTAAgatatataaaacaaaatattaaagatatataaataaaatattaaattagaaatattaaatattggAATATATAGATATGTGTTAGGAAGATataaagaataatttatcaGCAAGATTATAGACATCAACATAAACCCCCTAATCACTAAAGATATCAACACAGACTGCAATATATGATAGATAATATGTCGAAGACACATACTTGAACTGCagacaaaaaaaacataatGTAGAGACTGCAATGTTTGGGCAAAAGTTTACTGACAAAGAAGTGTCCACAGGCGGAGCAATAAACTAAAGGCCAAAACCCAACATAGGAGTATGTGTTGATATTGCAAAAGgtggaagaaaagaaaagttctaAAAGAACAGCACTACGAAATAGAAATGTAAACGAGTCACTATGATATTGGATATGTAGAAACTaaatatttgtatttaaaaaaagcGGCTGCCATTCGAGAAGCCGCGACGCGTTTTTGTTTGTCACATATTTCAACGTAACTGAAATTAAGTAGCAATCGCTGCACCAGTCGCTTTGAACCTTAATTAACTCGGATGGTACGCCCGATTTAAAAGCGAAGGTGGCACCGACTCCGCGGGAACTATGAGGCGAATAATGAGTAGAATCTAGGCCTACAGATTTAAGGATTTCAGCAAGAAAGGaactaaaatgcaaaagtaAAGGGCGCACGTGCCCGGTCGACCGAACAGAAAAAAGAGGCGCGCGGGACGGAAGATTGTTAAGACGCAAGTGATTAAGCAGAGTAGTGAAAGGACACAATAAACTGCCTGGAACGCGTggcaaaggcaaaaaaaaaaagaccactCTCAAAACTAATAGTCGTGCAAACTGTGACGTAAACAAACGACCCATCGAAATGAGGGTCTGAGCGCAGCAAAACCTTGGGATTAATTAGCGCGTCGCTGTCAACTACTAAATTTGATCTACGCAAAAAAGAATAGAAGGCCCCTTATAAAAGATCCCACATAGCTGCTTGAAGAGGATTTTCTCGGTCGAAAAGATGCGCGATTTCGAGTAGCAAACGCAGTGTTGTGGGTGTCTTACGTTAACTGCTATAACTAAATGAAGCTTAGCTCCGCGCAACAAAAGTTTGTAACGATAATCGCTATTCCATTTCAACTCCTGCCCGAGAAGCTTGTGAATATGTTTGATACTGCTAAGATGATTCAAAATTGTACCGTAATCATGACCAAGCGACATTAGATAAGCAACATATCTGGTAATTAAAGTAACTGGAAAGGGAACTAAAGAAACGGcgtcacaaaaagaaagatAACTCTTCATGAGCGAGCTCAAGTTTAGTTGGCTTGAGACGGCATAAGCCGAGTTGATCAAAGGTTGTCCAAGAGAATCCAGTGTGGAAACGTCATGAGAAGATTACGCTGGCGACACTGGCCTGCAACAGAACGTGACAAAGGAAAATTAGGAGATCTCGAAAAAACTATGCCTCGCTGCTAAAGTCTAACATGTGTGAAAGTTTGTGAAAACGCCAGGGATATGAATCGTCCATATCCCAGCGACTCAGACAGTCAGCGAAAACGTTGATGATCCTAGGAACATGAATTACAACGATCTCCAAGTCTTAAGAGCTTTGGTTAACCAGAATTGTCGTAAACAACGCTGCATGAAAGGATCCTGTGTGCGACCTAAATTCGCAATCTGTACCACCGCGTCGTCATCACACGAAATTTAAAACTGTACTCCGGCCAGCTGAGGGGCCCAAATTTTAACAGCGATGACGAGTGGAAACAATTCCAGAGTAGTAATATGCGAAGCCAAACCCTCGATATGACGCGGAAAGGCAAACGAAATACATTCATTGAAACAAGTGGCACCACCTCGATGTAATGAAGCATCGCATGTGAACATGACTTCTTTAAGGTCGCACGAACACAATTGTATCAAAGCCGTGCTGTTAAAAGAGGGTAAACAGGTAAACTACCAATTAATGTCGGCGAGCATCTCTCTCTGGAGATAGAAAAACGTGACCGGGTGGGAGACAATCTGCGGAGACGATTCAATAATTGTGATATAAAAACACTGCCCGACCTGACGCACgcataaacaaaagaaagtttgCCTAGGAGCGCTTGTAGTTGACTTTTCGAGAAATCAGCGAAGATCGATCACTTTGATGATTCTTCGTGAAGCTCGAGTAGTCTGTCCTGCGGGACTTCAAATACCATTCGCACAGTGTCAACGAGAATTCCAAGACAAATCATCTGAGTCGAAGGTGAACAATCCTTCTCAAGGGCGGATTGCAAACCCAGCTCGTCAAACAAATTCTGGAACAAAacttgggttttatcaaacgagttgataaaggttgaattcgtcattcagagcgaatgacgaaatggctaacgctcaaaacgccAGTTTTCTAAATCTTACACGTTGGTAAATCAAGCtttatgaactcgtttgataaaacccaattttgttTCACACTCCCACCGacgcaacacagtttctttaaataCTATAAATTCAGTAAACTCTGGAGTCGCTCGAAAGCAGCAGATGCGACTGAGGGATACTCAGCATCATAAAAGTCGTGCAAATATGCTTCAGCTGAGAACCCCTCCTGTGTGAAAATGTAAATAACCGCTCGCGTAGTTCTTTGACAAATCATCGCGGACGATCGCAAACCTAAAGGGCACGTAGTGTcgaaatacaatgccttgtccCAGTTGCAGCCGAGAAACTTGTAATCTTTGGTGTCGATCGGAAATTGCCGGTATTAGCCCTCTTGAAGTTCTTTTTGAGGACATAACAACCTGGTGCCTTATCAACAATAAAGTTCCGCAGGTGGTCGATGCTCGGGAAGCGCAACTCAAAGGCCGTGTCcagataatttatttttcaaatgccgTCGTTAATAGATGCTCAACATGGAAAACTTAAATCCATAACAACATGACGCTTAGTTTGCAAAAGGGGTTGTAACCAGATCGTCATGTAAGGATTGTACTGAAAGAGACCCGTAATCACTCCGAAAGATTGTTCGATCTGCAAATAATGGTTGATATCGTCGGCATAGGTGTGAGCCGACTACTGATTCTAACAAGTAGAAGACGGCAAAAGGCCGAACCGTAATTGACGGGCCAACCAAATTTTAGACAGTTCACGACATTATTATCAGCCATTCAATAAGATAAGCCCTCCAAACAGAAATTTTAAGTTGAGGAAACACTTGAACTTTCGCCCCAAGAAAGCGAGAAGCTAATAAATGGGCAATAACCGCGCGTACACAAAGACACGCGAGACGTTCCTGATTTAACAATAATTCATTGTCTATAATCATATTCGTGTCCAATCCGAGGTCTAATTGCGGCAGTAGACGTAAACGACACTCCTGTTAGTTTAGTCACTGTTGTGGAGAAATTGGCATTTTCCGTTTCAGACAATGCTACATATGATAGGCAGCCGATTTGGATAGGATAGGCAGCCGATTTGCAAACCCGACAGACACGAAGGGAGGCATAAGTGGAAGCGCCGGCCTCACAAGAGCAAGAACCACGGTAGATCCCATTCGGGCATCCTTTTGGTTGCTCTTCGCCTGCATTTGATCTTGAGTTCGGCTGTTGAGTGGGCGAGGGACGGTTAGGATTGACCATGGCCGAGCGCATATCTGAATGCTTGAAAGAGACGGCCGCCGTTTCGCGAATTGCAGGGATATCATTCCATTCTAGCCGACGTTGCTCGACCTGCCGAGCTAGATAATAATAGAAAGCGCGCACAGTGATCCAAGAATAACTCATCGCGTTAAGCGTTAATAACTCAAGGATATCGAGGATATACTTTTTGATCTCCGAATCGTAGAGCTTGATCATGGCGAGGTAGCCAGACCAAAATGCAGGTAAATCTAAGGCTTTATAGTCACTTGTAACCGACATACCTAGCACAAAACTTGTGGCCAATCGATAGTTCTCTTCTTAGCTTAAAAATCACTGGAAGCTCCACTTTGTTCGCTTTGTTCGCATTGCCCGCCTTCTGCTTGAATGACTGTAGCCGGGGGCGCTGCAGTAATTTAGCGCAGGCGAAGCACTTCCAATTCGAGCTGTAGTTTTTCCTTCTGATACTGGACCAATTTGATTTCGCTTAAGTCGATCTCCTCGAACAGATTGTGGACGTTCGGGAATAGTTCGAGGATGCTACAGTTGACGAACGTGGAACAGACGTCAGAGCTTGACCACGGCGAGCCGAAAGAGTGGTGGATTGTTTCGGGTGAAATTGATCAAAATAAAACGAGCGAGCCTGCTGGCTGACGAGGTCGAGCAATCT
This genomic stretch from Acropora muricata isolate sample 2 chromosome 5, ASM3666990v1, whole genome shotgun sequence harbors:
- the LOC136916942 gene encoding RYamide receptor-like, whose translation is MSNHSTLGSPEFGITWLQIVEYTIFVIVFLVSVVGNILVCLVIFGTPRMRTTRNFLLVNLAVSDLTVALLCIPFDVVLKITEPHWPLGAAMCNVLWPAMTLVTNCSSSTLAAISLDRYRAVLHPWKPRFSSFQTTVIIVSTWLLSFLLVLPYSMSLKIQDGYCKEDWSHPVSVKIYTMGLFVFQFALPLLIITVAYIMVAKKLRQQATRIERNRVTYGSYKVTGCPERSIQPTHPLTISDMFSSYHPPARRSSVLKKSNDPSKQELVFPIAWNKKEERRLKRTAKITKMLVTVVAFYAVCMLPNQVVWLWYEFGAGENWEHFYEFRTFGSIMVYVNSCVNPLLYAGMNEEFRNGFGKFLFFLKRMGSQKTVV